The Saprospiraceae bacterium genome includes the window ATTAGCAGTTACTTTGTGGTTGATGACTACTACATCGCCAGGCCAAGCGCTGAGGTTGGGTACCCGGCCGGTATCCCAGGTGTCTGCGTTGTCCCAATTGCCACTTTTGATGGAAGTGTGGGTAGCGGCATTCAAAGTTCCGAAGAAGAAGAAAAGGATGATTAAAAGGTTGAAATTTTTCATGTCTTTGTATTTTTTGGCAAATGAATAATAGGTCAACCACTGGTGGTTTGATTGATTTTTTGTCCTTGTGACTGACCTTGTTTTTATTTACAATACAAAGATAGGGGCTAGGGCACCCCATTTTGGCAATCTTTCTATTTTTGGTCGTTTTGTTCCAGGAATTGACACAATTGACTGTTTTTTGGAAAATTCCCGTTTTGGGAAAAGAAAAAATTGGCTATACACCGAAGGTTGCTTGTGGTTGGTAACGAAGGATTATGGAAGGAAAATGAGCTTCAGCCACTGTTGATATACCGAGTCTTCCTGTTGAGCACTGAACTTTGCCCAGCAAAGCCCCGCCTTAAATCCTTGGTATTCAGTAGCGGTTAAGATGACTTCATGTTTTCCTGCGGGGAAGTTTTTCGCGTCTTGTTGGTGAAAAAGCTGGCCCATGCCATTGTAAAGACTGACCGTAACTTTTGCCGTCTGGGTTAATTCAAAAGGAATGATAACTTGTTCCTGGAAGGGATTCGGGTAAGGAGCGGCAAGCTGCACCATTTCAGGGCGCGGCTTCGGTTCGCCAACATCCAAAAGGCAGGTGATGGCTGTATTTTCACAATACAACCGATTAGCAAGGCTACAATCTAGTACAAAGGGATTGGGTTTGTTATCCTGGTAATGTGCAATTGACCAAGTTCGATTCCACTCCGCTTCATCCACTGGATCCTGGGCATTCCAGTCGCAAAGTGTCGCCATTTGTGCGGCAAAGTAATTTGGATCAGCAGCCATAGCTTCTTTCCTGTAGATGGTATAAAAATAAAACATGGCCCTTGCTACATTGCCCTTGTGCTGTTCAGGGGGTTCGAAGGCGCCGTCACGGTATTCGCTATAAGCCGCCATATTGCTGGTAGGGATACTACTGCGAACCTGATCTTTATAGTACCATTTCTGGGTAAGTTGGTCGGGTATTTCAGCAAAAGGGAAGTTATTTCTAATGGCATTTACATCTACTCGGGTAGGAAAAAGATGGTGCATATCTGCCTTTGCAGGCTCTTGTTCAGCGCCTTTCGCTTGAGGATAGGTGTGCTCGGTATTGATTCCTGCGCCATTCATGAAAACAAATATCGTGGGATCTTGGCTTGGATCTAGATAAAGCGTGTAGCCTGTATAAACACAACGAAGGCTGTCATCCAACACATCAATTCGGCCAAATAAGGAATCCCTGGCGACGGAATAGGTTTGTACAAAAGCCGGCGTGTATTGCTGCTGAATGGCTTCCAAAAGGGCCGATCCTTCTAGTGTTGGGAAAAGGGTTTCCTGGTTTTGGCTATAGCTGACCAGGGTGGCCAATAGCCATAACATGGCACAGAAACTAGCTTTTTTGTTGATAACAAAAGTGGTAAAAATCATAAACGATTAATAAACTATCGGCCATGAAATGTTTTCCTTCAATAAGTCGCTTTTTATGAAGCGCCATCAAGGCCTCCTCTTTGCTCATTAGGGTGTAGATGGTCCTACTGATTTTGCAAAAACGCTCAAAATCATCTGCGGCAGGAATATTCGCTGTTCCCCATTGTTGCAGGACCGTCCAAAAAGCCTGGCCATCATATAAGGTGTACACACTCGGAAACCGAAAAGCAAGGTATAAGGAAATCATTTGATAACGATCGCCGTGGTAATGATTATTCTCGATGGAAGCCGGATGTTGGGTTTTATATTCTTGCAATAATTCATCAC containing:
- a CDS encoding endonuclease is translated as MLWLLATLVSYSQNQETLFPTLEGSALLEAIQQQYTPAFVQTYSVARDSLFGRIDVLDDSLRCVYTGYTLYLDPSQDPTIFVFMNGAGINTEHTYPQAKGAEQEPAKADMHHLFPTRVDVNAIRNNFPFAEIPDQLTQKWYYKDQVRSSIPTSNMAAYSEYRDGAFEPPEQHKGNVARAMFYFYTIYRKEAMAADPNYFAAQMATLCDWNAQDPVDEAEWNRTWSIAHYQDNKPNPFVLDCSLANRLYCENTAITCLLDVGEPKPRPEMVQLAAPYPNPFQEQVIIPFELTQTAKVTVSLYNGMGQLFHQQDAKNFPAGKHEVILTATEYQGFKAGLCWAKFSAQQEDSVYQQWLKLIFLP